In Candidatus Krumholzibacteriia bacterium, the sequence AGTGAGTGCCGTGAATCAGCAGAGAATCCGCATCCGGCTCAAAGCCTACGAGAGCGCCATGCTCGATCGCTCGGCGTTCGAGATCGTGCGTACGGCGAAGCGCACCGGGGCGGAGATCAGCGGGCCCATCCCGCTGCCGACCAAGAGATCCATCTACACCGTGCTGCGTTCGCCGCACGTGGACAAGAAGTCGCGGGAGCAGTTCCAGATCTGCATCCACAAGCGGCTCATCGACATCACCCGGCCGACCTCGCAGACCATCGATGCGTTGAGCAAGCTCGATCTGCCCGCCGGCGTGAACATCGAGATCAAGCTCTAGGCGAGGAAGGCCAGGAGGAAGCATGAAAGCGCTGCTGGGCAGGAAACTGGGCATGACCCAGATCTTCGACCAGGAAAGCGGCGAGGTCTGGCCGGTGACGGTGCTGCAGCTCGGGCCGTGTCCCGTGGTGCAGGTGAAGCGCACGGCCAAGGAAGGCTACGAGGCGGTGCAGATCGGCTTCGGCGCCATCCGCACCACGCTGGTGGATCTGCCCTCGCGGGGACACTTCCGCAAGGCCGGCGTGGAGCCGCGGCGGCACCTGCGCGAGTTCCGCGTCGACGATGCCAGCGGCTACGAGGTGGGCCAGGAGCTGACGGTGGAGATGTTCCAGGGCGTGGCCAAGGTCGACGTGGTGGGGACGAGCAAGGGGCGCGGCTTCCAGGGCGGTGCCAAGCGGCACGGCTTCCACCGCGGTCCGCGCACCCACGGCTCGCGTAACTACCGCGCCCCGGGCTCCATCGGCCAGCACTCCAACCCCGGGCGCGTGTTCTTGGGGCTGCGTATGCCGGGCCGCATGGGCAACGCCCGGGTGACGCTGCGCAACCTGAGCGTCCGCGGCGTGGACACGGAGAACAACCTGCTGCTC encodes:
- the rpsJ gene encoding 30S ribosomal protein S10; amino-acid sequence: MNQQRIRIRLKAYESAMLDRSAFEIVRTAKRTGAEISGPIPLPTKRSIYTVLRSPHVDKKSREQFQICIHKRLIDITRPTSQTIDALSKLDLPAGVNIEIKL
- the rplC gene encoding 50S ribosomal protein L3; translation: MKALLGRKLGMTQIFDQESGEVWPVTVLQLGPCPVVQVKRTAKEGYEAVQIGFGAIRTTLVDLPSRGHFRKAGVEPRRHLREFRVDDASGYEVGQELTVEMFQGVAKVDVVGTSKGRGFQGGAKRHGFHRGPRTHGSRNYRAPGSIGQHSNPGRVFLGLRMPGRMGNARVTLRNLSVRGVDTENNLLLVGGAVPGAPNAVVLVRVTEAASAGGAP